The genomic DNA CCGTGCAGTTCCCGGCACTTCCCGGGATGGTGCGGGAGCCGGTGGGCGGCGTCGAAGTCGAAGCTGCGGCGGACCCTCACTTGCCGGGTACCTCATCACGCGTCCGGCTCAGCTCGACGCCGACGGAATCGACGATCCCGTCCAGCACGGGCGTCTCCTTCCGGACCCGGACGACGATCCGCTCCATCGGGAACTCCGCGAACAGGGAGTCCATCAACGTGAGGGCGAAGGACTCGAGCAGCTTGTGCGACCGGCCGCGCCCGACCTCGAGGACGCGCGCGTGCACCTTCCGGTAATCGATGGTGTCCCCCACCCGGTCGCTCCGGCCGGAACGCGACAGGTCGACCTCGAGGGAGACGTCCACGGCGAGCCGGACGCCGATCTGTCGCTCGAGCCGGGTGAGGCCGTGATAACCGTGGAACTTGATCCCCTCGATGAAGATACGGTCGCTCACGCCCACCTCGACGCGCCCGGAGTGTACTTTCCGGCCGGGAGGAGTGTCAAACGAGGCGCCTCCGCGCTACGGCACGCGGAGACCGGGGATCCGGGGATACTTGAGGCCCGTGCCCGTGTTGAAGAGCACGACCGTCTCGTCCGGAGCGATCCAGCCCTCCCCGGCGAGGGTCCGGGCCGCCGCGACGGTCGCCCCGCCCTCGGGGCAGGCGAAGATCCCCTCCCCTCGAGCCATCTCGAGCTGCCCCTGAGCCATCGCCGCGTCGTCGACCGCGACGGCGGTGCCGCCGGAGTCCCGCAAGGCCTCGAGCATCAGGGTGTCGCCGATCGCCGACGGCACGCGCAGGCCGCTCGCGAACGTGCGCGGATCGGGCCACGGCTCGGCGCGGTCCGCCCCCTCCCTAAAGGCCTTGACGATCGGGGCGCATCCTTCGGCCTGGACCGCGACCATCCTCGGGCGGCGCTCTCCACGCACCAGGCCAAGCTGCTTGAGCTCCTCGAACGCCTTCCACATGCCCACGAGCCCCGTCCCGCCCCCGGTCGGATAGATGATGACTTCCGGCAGCGTCCAGCCCAGCTGCTCCGCCAGCTCGTATCCCATCGTCTTCTTGCCCTCGAGGCGGTAGGGCTCCCTGAGGGTCGACAGGTCGAACCAGCCCTCCCGCGCCGCTCCGTCCCGCACCAGGGCTCCGCATGCGGTGATGTCGCCGTCGACGAGGTGCACCGCGGCACCGTACGCCGCCGCCTCGAGCCTGAACGGCTCGGGCGTGTCCGCCGGGAGAAAGAGATCGACACCGAGTCCCGCGAGCGCGCCGTACGCCGCAGCAGCGCTCCCCGCGTTACCCGCGGAAGGAACCGCAACCCGCCTGGCGCCCAGCTTCCGAGCCATCGTCACCGCCACGGACATGCCTCGCGCCTTGAAAGAGCCGGTGGGGTTCAGCGCCTCGTCCTTGACGAAGACCTTCGCCAGCCCGAGCGCGCGCCCCAGAAAGGCCGCCGGAAGGAGCGGCGTCCACCCCTCGCCGAGCGTCACGGGCGCGTCCGAGCCCGGAAGCACCTCGGCGTACCTCCACTGCGAGGCCGCCCTCGTCTCAAGGGACCGCGGCGAAAGCGATCGGGCGGCCTCCTCGAGCCGATACCTCGCCAAGAGGACGCCGCCGCACCGGCAGAGGCCGTGCAGCTCCCCCGGGTCCGCGGCGGCGTGACATCGAGAACACTCCAGCCATTCGAGAGTCGTCGCCACCTTCGCTCCCTTCGCCGCCCCTCGGGAGACTCGCCCGGGGCGCCCCGAACTTAGCCGACCCCACCTCACGAGGCAAGCCGATACCGATGCCTTCCCGCTTGGGAGACGGCACCGAGCGCGACATCGGCGTCGCGGCGGCCAAACCGCGATTTCCGTGAAAAACAACGATTGATCGCGAGCGCACATGCAAGAACAAAACACTTGTGCTAAATTCTTTGTTCAAACGGTTAGACGAACGAGGCAACCGGCCTTGGATCTTGAGATCGCCCACCATCCCGATCGCCATCCGCTGACCGCTCCCATGGGGCGATCGCACCGATGGCCATTGACGAATCCAAAGCCTAACGCCGCCTCTCCAAGTTTCGCTCGGGGTCCTTCGAGCGAGTCCGGGGGCGTGGGGAGCGTCCGGGACGCGGCGGCCGACGATGGACAATGCCGTCCGCCTCGACGCGGGAAAGCAAGACGTCGTGGTCCGCGTCGTGTCGCAGATTTATTGATCATTAACACCGCTCAGTACGGCGATAATCACAACATCACAGGCGGCCATAATGTAGGGTTTGACAACCTGCGCGCTTGCCTGAACCACACGCCGCGCAGCGTCATCGCGCTGACGCGCACCGCCTCCAGGAACGACGCGCTCCGCTGCATGAGGATTTGGCTCCGCATCATCGAGGAGGAGCTGTTCCCGAAGTACTTCGCGATTCCCGTGCTCGCGCGAGAGTTCCTCAAGCTCGACCGCGAGCGCGGGCGCTCGACCGCGAGTTGGCTCGTCGCGAGGGGCCGATCTGCCGCCGTTCCTCTTCGATTCTCCGCGCAATGGAATCGACAATCTCCTTTAGTACTATATTGCGTGTCCAACACCCGCGAGGGCGCTTGCGCCGCACCTTTCGACAACTCATGTTTCTCTGCGTCGACACTCTCTCGATTGTTCAGAAACAGCCGGTCGAGCGGTGAGATCTCGCAGCATTTTCTGAACATCTCGATTGACCCGCGCGGGTTTTCACGTACACTCACGCCGACGGGAGGACCCACGATGTCGTGCCGGGATTCCACGGTTCGTGTGTTCGTGCATCGCGGCTCGGACAGGCGGGACGACCGTCACCTCCCCATCATCCCCGACGAGCAAGACGATCGGGTCGAGGAGCCAACCGCGCCGGCTCCCCGGCCGGAGAGCGAGGTGTAGCACATGGGCACTCCGACGAAGGTCGGGATCTTCTTCTGCCGGGAAGGCACCGCTCTGCCCGACGGAGTCGATCTCGCCGATGTGGCGAGGTACTCCGGCGGCCTCCCCGGCGTGGTCCACGTCGAGGACCGGGGATTGAAGCCGCGGCTCGACCCGGAGGCGCTCGCCTGGGAGCTCAAGCGCAAGGACATCAAGACCGTCGTGATCGCCGGCGACTCCCCCGGCTATTTCAAGCAGGCTTTCACGCGAGCGCTGGCCCTCTCGGGGGGAGATCCCTCGGAGGTCCGGCTGGCGTCGTTCCTCGAGCACGGCGCGCTGGCGGCGCATTCCGCCGAGCGCGCGAAGGCGATCATCGCGTGCGCGGTCCACGGCGTCCCGTTCGGTCTCGCAGCGGTGCCGCAGTCGACGCCGGTGAACCCGGTCACGCTGGTCGTCGGCGGAGGGGTCGCCGGGATCCAGGCCTCGCTTGAGATCGCCGACGCCGGGCAGAAGGTGATCCTGCTGGAGAAGACCGGGACCATCGGCGGCCACATGGCGATGTTCGACAAGACGTTCCCCACGCTCGACTGCGCCGCCTGCATCCTCACGCCGAAGATGGTCGCAATCGCGCAGCACCCGATGATCGAGCTCATGACCTGCTCGGAGATCCGGGAGGTCAGCGGCGCTCCCGGCGCGTTCCGGGTCAAGGTCCTGAAGCGGGCCCGCTACGTGGACCTCGAGGCCTGCGTCTCCTGCCACGCCTGCATGGAGGTCTGCCCGGTGGTCGTGCCCAGCGAGTTCGACAACGGCATCACCACGCGCAAGGCGATCTACATGCCCTTCCCGCAGGCGGTCCCGAACACGTACCTGATCGACCGGGACACTTGCACGTACCTCCTGAGCGACGGGAAGAAGTGCGGAGCGTGCCTCAGGAAATGCGCGAAGGAGGGGATCCACTTCGACGAGAAGGACGAGGTCGTCGAGATCGAGGTCGGGAACATCATCGTCGCCACCGGCTACGACGTGTTCGACGCCCGTCGGATCGAGCGGTTCGGCTACGGGGTCCACCCCAACGTCGTCTCCGCCCTCGAGTTCGAGCGGCTCACCAACGCCTCCGGCCCCACCGGCGGCGCCATCGTGATGAAGACCCTGAAGCACAACAAGCGGAAGAAGGCGGACGAGTGGGTCTTCGATCCCGAAGGGCCCCGTCCCAAGAGCGTCGCGATCCTCCACTGCGTCGGCTCCCG from Terriglobia bacterium includes the following:
- the folB gene encoding dihydroneopterin aldolase, which codes for MSDRIFIEGIKFHGYHGLTRLERQIGVRLAVDVSLEVDLSRSGRSDRVGDTIDYRKVHARVLEVGRGRSHKLLESFALTLMDSLFAEFPMERIVVRVRKETPVLDGIVDSVGVELSRTRDEVPGK
- a CDS encoding CoB--CoM heterodisulfide reductase iron-sulfur subunit A family protein, which gives rise to MGTPTKVGIFFCREGTALPDGVDLADVARYSGGLPGVVHVEDRGLKPRLDPEALAWELKRKDIKTVVIAGDSPGYFKQAFTRALALSGGDPSEVRLASFLEHGALAAHSAERAKAIIACAVHGVPFGLAAVPQSTPVNPVTLVVGGGVAGIQASLEIADAGQKVILLEKTGTIGGHMAMFDKTFPTLDCAACILTPKMVAIAQHPMIELMTCSEIREVSGAPGAFRVKVLKRARYVDLEACVSCHACMEVCPVVVPSEFDNGITTRKAIYMPFPQAVPNTYLIDRDTCTYLLSDGKKCGACLRKCAKEGIHFDEKDEVVEIEVGNIIVATGYDVFDARRIERFGYGVHPNVVSALEFERLTNASGPTGGAIVMKTLKHNKRKKADEWVFDPEGPRPKSVAILHCVGSRDRNYNSYCSRVCCMYSLKFAHLVREKLPDAACYEFYIDMRAFGKGYEEFFERIKHEEVFVVRGRSAKITEKEGRMLLKGEDILSDRVVEFPVDMVILSVGLEPAKGADDLARCVGVSRDEDGWFTEMDYNIEPTSTERGGIFVAGVCQGPKDIPDTVAQASAVAARVLKSIVSGFGQGSRASLSLEEIEARARTLAAS
- a CDS encoding threonine synthase, with protein sequence MCARDQSLFFTEIAVWPPRRRCRARCRLPSGKASVSACLVRWGRLSSGRPGRVSRGAAKGAKVATTLEWLECSRCHAAADPGELHGLCRCGGVLLARYRLEEAARSLSPRSLETRAASQWRYAEVLPGSDAPVTLGEGWTPLLPAAFLGRALGLAKVFVKDEALNPTGSFKARGMSVAVTMARKLGARRVAVPSAGNAGSAAAAYGALAGLGVDLFLPADTPEPFRLEAAAYGAAVHLVDGDITACGALVRDGAAREGWFDLSTLREPYRLEGKKTMGYELAEQLGWTLPEVIIYPTGGGTGLVGMWKAFEELKQLGLVRGERRPRMVAVQAEGCAPIVKAFREGADRAEPWPDPRTFASGLRVPSAIGDTLMLEALRDSGGTAVAVDDAAMAQGQLEMARGEGIFACPEGGATVAAARTLAGEGWIAPDETVVLFNTGTGLKYPRIPGLRVP